The Lactobacillus sp. CBA3605 genome contains a region encoding:
- a CDS encoding TIGR03111 family XrtG-associated glycosyltransferase, whose protein sequence is MYWINLALTRMGFWITWALIPIVVEIIPAITSTIKLLHSHLHEPKLTPPGKWPWVTIIVPVYNSEDTLFECIRSINNQTYPKDAMQIVLANNQSTDDSFGAYARAQNTFPELILRYVNTDNGKAKALNTAIYESIGTYVINIDSDGVLEPHAVEEMVLRFENDLSIAAMTGAILPKSDLVDGVKGWWHRIIAKNEYYEYAQAFLSGRTIESSRDQLFTMSGAFSAFRREVLMETFLYDIDTIGEDTDMTFQIRTRLGKKVIICADAIFYVEPISGLSELYTQRQRWQRGEMEVAHNYMAKSASLKKFFNNFLVRRMMIDHTFSFPKMIWTFASVVLIAFGYSSIIMLLSYVLIYFLYVFVALVNFISVGVLLRRYQQERRYYLHLWWVIFTLPVYTLICSWIRLIGIINAMTTKASWKLRGINDEMQQLTDVLKDDVETAKTRRQKDRKGK, encoded by the coding sequence ATGTACTGGATTAATTTAGCATTGACCAGAATGGGTTTCTGGATTACATGGGCACTGATTCCGATCGTTGTTGAAATTATTCCAGCGATCACGTCAACGATTAAGTTACTGCATTCGCATCTACATGAGCCCAAGCTAACGCCGCCTGGTAAATGGCCATGGGTCACGATTATTGTACCGGTCTATAATTCAGAAGATACGTTGTTTGAGTGTATTCGGTCAATTAACAATCAAACTTATCCCAAAGATGCCATGCAGATTGTGCTAGCCAATAATCAAAGCACAGATGATAGCTTCGGGGCTTATGCGCGCGCTCAAAATACATTTCCAGAACTCATTTTACGCTATGTTAATACCGATAACGGGAAGGCTAAAGCGCTCAATACCGCTATTTATGAAAGTATTGGCACCTATGTGATTAATATTGATAGTGACGGTGTTTTGGAACCCCATGCGGTTGAAGAGATGGTTTTACGGTTTGAAAATGATCTGAGTATTGCGGCGATGACGGGGGCTATTTTGCCTAAATCCGACCTAGTTGACGGTGTTAAGGGTTGGTGGCACCGCATTATTGCTAAAAATGAGTATTACGAATATGCGCAAGCCTTTTTATCTGGGCGCACTATCGAATCATCACGTGATCAATTATTTACAATGTCCGGCGCGTTTTCAGCGTTTCGCCGCGAAGTCCTAATGGAGACTTTCTTATATGATATTGATACGATTGGTGAAGATACCGATATGACTTTCCAGATTAGAACGCGTTTGGGTAAAAAGGTGATCATCTGTGCGGATGCCATCTTCTATGTGGAGCCGATTTCGGGATTGTCTGAGTTGTATACGCAGCGTCAACGCTGGCAACGAGGCGAAATGGAAGTCGCGCATAACTATATGGCCAAATCGGCCAGCTTGAAAAAGTTCTTTAATAATTTTTTAGTGCGGCGGATGATGATTGACCATACGTTTAGTTTTCCGAAAATGATTTGGACTTTTGCCAGCGTAGTTTTGATTGCGTTTGGTTATTCTTCAATTATTATGTTGCTGTCGTATGTGTTAATTTATTTCTTGTATGTGTTTGTCGCTTTGGTTAATTTCATTAGTGTTGGGGTCTTGTTACGTCGTTATCAGCAAGAGCGACGATATTATTTGCACTTGTGGTGGGTGATTTTTACCCTCCCAGTCTATACGTTAATCTGTTCATGGATTCGGTTAATTGGGATTATCAATGCCATGACGACCAAGGCGTCGTGGAAGCTACGTGGGATTAATGATGAGATGCAACAGTTGACTGACGTGCTCAAAGATGACGTTGAGACTGCGAAAACACGCCGTCAAAAAGATCGGAAAGGAAAATAA
- the xrtG gene encoding exosortase family protein XrtG — translation MNVYILLGTVVWLYVLSVLQRARLSAFFFIVGSAGLFFILSALSRPYWVWLFTHAVIHGVNGFALVTHWCNVMFKSGLVYINNGHNPVIMSIDYECSGIIETCAFVALVVFFPMYQRKEKVFYALFGVVYIYLINVLRLIVVITIVHFGGGDTFFLAHSVIGRLVFYVLVIALYYNVFTYSQLARGIYREFLDWRHVKL, via the coding sequence ATGAACGTATATATCCTACTGGGAACGGTAGTATGGCTGTACGTGCTATCAGTGCTACAGCGAGCCCGGTTGTCTGCTTTCTTCTTTATTGTCGGCAGCGCCGGACTTTTCTTTATTTTATCAGCGTTAAGTCGACCTTATTGGGTTTGGCTATTCACGCATGCAGTGATTCATGGTGTCAATGGCTTTGCACTGGTGACGCACTGGTGTAACGTCATGTTTAAATCCGGCCTGGTTTATATCAATAACGGGCATAATCCCGTTATTATGTCGATTGATTATGAATGTTCCGGCATTATTGAAACCTGTGCTTTTGTGGCCTTAGTGGTCTTCTTCCCGATGTATCAGCGGAAAGAAAAAGTATTCTATGCTTTATTTGGCGTGGTTTACATTTATTTAATCAATGTTTTACGGCTGATTGTTGTGATTACCATTGTGCATTTTGGCGGGGGTGACACGTTCTTTTTAGCCCACTCTGTGATTGGTCGGTTGGTATTTTATGTGCTGGTCATCGCATTGTATTACAATGTCTTCACTTACTCCCAATTGGCCCGCGGTATTTATCGCGAATTTCTGGATTGGAGGCACGTTAAACTGTGA
- a CDS encoding Firmicu-CTERM sorting domain-containing protein, with product MKLRTVMMVGAAMLGLTSTVTLMMPTSASAAATTSANSTSSNVTIDGKFSDWSGVSLTEGYNGYTAMVSDGQSVDVYVKMKNGNVPGYGDYNFTIGGKQYYVWSNNIPSSVSSGESKQVTFTGGKWNEGTQYGTVGTGYVYNDGKNNFAEFKVDLSKFDISDLTAGEKVAMTNPNIGSSAVTTTVASVAASTDSSSATSSSSSTASSSTSTTSANSTSSSATSSAGVVTDKSDSSSKDTTTTDANANNDNDNANITIDGKFSDWKNMTLTEGYNGYTAMVSDGNYVYVYVKMKNGTVPGYGDYNFDIGGQNYYVWSNNIPSNVSSGESKAISFTGGKWNEGSQYGTVGTGYISNDGSHSVAEFKVNLSKFNISTMTGQTITMYNPNIGSEKVTVAGGSTGPILLSGIGVFIAGIGYVKFKKNGFKGQGPRISSK from the coding sequence ATGAAATTACGGACAGTAATGATGGTAGGTGCAGCCATGCTAGGATTAACTAGTACGGTCACTTTGATGATGCCAACAAGCGCAAGTGCAGCTGCCACAACTAGTGCTAACAGCACCAGTTCGAATGTCACCATTGATGGTAAGTTTTCGGATTGGTCAGGTGTTAGTTTAACAGAAGGCTATAACGGTTATACCGCCATGGTCAGTGATGGGCAATCAGTTGATGTCTACGTTAAGATGAAGAACGGTAACGTCCCAGGGTATGGGGACTATAACTTTACCATTGGTGGTAAGCAGTACTATGTTTGGTCTAATAATATTCCTAGTAGCGTGAGCTCGGGTGAATCCAAACAAGTGACCTTTACTGGTGGTAAATGGAATGAAGGCACGCAATACGGTACGGTTGGGACCGGCTATGTTTATAATGACGGCAAAAACAATTTTGCCGAATTTAAGGTCGATCTCAGTAAGTTTGATATTTCTGATTTAACAGCGGGTGAAAAAGTTGCGATGACTAACCCTAATATTGGGAGTTCGGCAGTTACGACGACCGTTGCCTCAGTTGCGGCTTCGACTGATAGCAGTAGTGCCACGAGCAGTAGTAGCAGTACTGCCTCGAGTAGCACAAGCACAACTAGTGCCAACAGTACAAGTAGTAGTGCAACGTCAAGTGCCGGTGTCGTCACAGATAAGAGCGATTCAAGTTCTAAAGACACGACCACGACGGACGCCAATGCTAATAACGATAACGACAATGCTAACATTACGATTGATGGTAAGTTTTCAGACTGGAAAAATATGACCTTGACAGAAGGTTATAACGGTTATACTGCCATGGTTAGTGACGGTAACTATGTTTATGTTTACGTTAAGATGAAGAATGGTACCGTTCCTGGTTATGGCGACTACAACTTTGATATCGGTGGTCAGAATTACTATGTCTGGTCTAATAATATCCCTAGTAACGTTAGTTCCGGCGAGTCTAAAGCGATTAGTTTCACTGGTGGTAAGTGGAACGAAGGTAGTCAATATGGCACCGTGGGGACTGGATATATCTCAAATGATGGCAGTCATAGTGTTGCCGAATTCAAAGTTAACCTTAGTAAGTTCAATATCTCAACGATGACCGGCCAAACGATTACCATGTATAATCCCAATATCGGTAGTGAAAAAGTAACTGTCGCCGGTGGGTCAACGGGACCAATCTTGTTATCTGGGATTGGGGTCTTCATCGCAGGTATTGGTTATGTTAAATTCAAGAAAAATGGATTTAAGGGCCAAGGGCCTCGGATTAGTAGTAAATAA
- a CDS encoding peptide deformylase, with protein MIKPIVHDPTALTQTAVPAKPTDLAVVTDLLDTLQAHSADCVGMAANMIGVNKQIIVVQMGPFAMAMLNPVILKHTGAYATNEGCLSLTGERPTTRHHQITVKFWDRHFKPQQQTFNDFTAEIIQHEIDHCAGILI; from the coding sequence ATGATTAAACCCATCGTACATGACCCAACTGCTTTAACCCAAACCGCGGTGCCTGCCAAGCCAACCGATTTGGCCGTCGTGACTGATTTATTGGATACCCTCCAAGCTCACAGTGCTGATTGTGTGGGCATGGCCGCCAACATGATTGGCGTCAACAAACAAATTATCGTGGTTCAAATGGGCCCCTTTGCTATGGCCATGCTTAATCCGGTTATCCTTAAACATACCGGCGCTTACGCAACCAATGAAGGCTGCTTATCTTTGACTGGTGAACGGCCAACGACACGTCACCATCAAATTACCGTTAAATTCTGGGACCGCCACTTCAAGCCCCAGCAACAAACTTTTAATGACTTCACAGCTGAAATCATTCAACACGAAATTGACCATTGTGCTGGTATCTTAATCTAA